The following DNA comes from Salvia splendens isolate huo1 chromosome 17, SspV2, whole genome shotgun sequence.
GATTCTCGGAGATATATGTGCAATACAGGAGCAAGAGCAAGCCGAAGAGCAGGTCCCGAGGCCCATCCGTCGCCGGACGTCCGTCTACCGAGAGCATGGAGTAGCTCATCAACGTCTATTTGAAGACTACTTCGCCGATGAGCCACGGTGGGGACCGACGGTTTTTTCGCCGAGTCTCCGCATTGTTCACGCGATGGAGGCCCCGCGACGAGTACTTCCAGCAGCGGCAAGATGCGGCCAACAGAATCGGTCTATCCCCGCTTACGAAGTACATGGTTGCGCTTCGTCAGTTGGCCTATGGCACTACaacggacatgttcgacgaatatcTTCACGTCAGCGATACAACTGGGGGGAGTGTCTGGCAAAATTTTATGAGGGTGTGGTTGACGCCTTCAGGGcaacatatttgcgcaagccgaatGCTGAAGATTGCCAGTTCCTGATGAGGATGCACGATAGGGTGCACGACTCTACTGGAATGTTAGGGAGCAttgactgtatgcactgggagtggaaaaATTGTCTGGCAgagtggagaggccaattcaccaGTGGGTATAAGGGTACCCACACGACGATTATCCTTGAAGCCATCGTTGGCCACCGTCTTTGGATCTGGCAAGCTCACTTTGGTGTGGCGATTAGTCCGACGATGAAGCTGAATCGAGGGTAGGTCATGCAATCCCGCCGGTCATGCGCAACCGGCAATCCCATCTTcgactcatgaacgacatggttgaagaagtttgggcatgTAGGGGTCgttcaaattgtacattttttaagtatttccgttgtaattttattttttaattatgtaatgtatTGTTTTGCTAgttctttattttaatatctaattttgctatttataatatgtaaacaaaattaaaattgaaatgaaaaatggatAATTGATAGGGCGGACACTAGGGTGAAACCATTGCAGAAATAAGAGGCGGACTaagaaatgctgatgtggcaacCACTAGggcatccattgtggatgctcttacacttGAAGCAAAAAATTCGAACGGGTGGATCTACACATTTcctataatttattaattaaccGGTCGAAATCAATATCtatacaatatataaaagtggagtTTTGGGGTATTTAGGGAAATAAGGGGAGTTTTGGGAGTATTTAGGGAAATGCTCTTTTAAAATaggtattatttaaatataactGTTTTTTTACTGAattgtagtagtatatattagATATTTACATGAATGTCATTATATATCGCTACTTCGATTGTGTTACACTATAGCCCAAGAGTGAGTCAAATTGAAGACAACGTGCTTTGGTTTAGAGTGAGTTATTTAGTTTCATAATTAGTGGATAAGAGTTGGTTATTTAGTTTCCATAATTAGTGGATTAGTGGTATAGTTAGTGGCATAATGTTGCACGTTTCCATCAATTAGTTATTGCATATTGTTGTCAATAAATATTTGTAATCCTTTGGCATTAAGCAGAGAAGAATAGAAAAGtatatttccatttccattatATCAAGTtccttttttttagtttatagaGTTTTCTAAATTTCCATAATTTAGTTATTTTGTTGGAGTTCGTAACAGATGGCCTTTTGTTATTCATGATTTACTTTGTACATGTAATGTTACTTTTATAATGGTCAGTTTGATTTTTCTTATAGGGAGTCATATATTTTTGGGGTTTGAATGTAGCCAATTTATTTAACATAATTATGATAAGAAAATAACAACATACCTTGACCATGTTAGAGGAAGTTCAATAAAGGAAGAATCAATTTCTGGAAGAAGACGTTGTGGTATGGAGACGCGATTTTATACATTAGGTTTAATTTGTTAAAGCTTCGTTTAGTTGTATATTTCAATACATGAGTTTCATCAACCGATTACTAAAGTTGTTAATGGAATATATTATTTACACAAGTGTATTATTGCTCTTGGtttgtatatttattaattagttacGTTATGggatttctttttatttatttatttaagttaTACACCGTATtaatttaaactaattaatgtcttaaataagtatgtgttttctgaaaatttatcaatttaaataaataaattttgatgTATAATAGTATAAACAAATCAAAtgagaaatgaaaaagaaagaaatttgatattcttttaattaagataaaaattaaagtaataaagTAATAGGAACACTCATGTTGATTAGAACATTGCATAACACAAAGAAAGTAGGTGAATATGCATTTTGGTTTGAAGATTTGGTGTAAATCATTCATACAAAATTATCAGTTCATAAA
Coding sequences within:
- the LOC121774280 gene encoding uncharacterized protein LOC121774280, translating into MFAFRNQILGDICAIQEQEQAEEQVPRPIRRRTSVYREHGVAHQRLFEDYFADEPRWGPTVFSPSLRIVHAMEAPRRVLPAAARCGQQNRSIPAYEVHGCASSVGLWHYNGHVRRISSRQRYNWGECLAKFYEGVVDAFRATYLRKPNAEDCQFLMRMHDRVHDSTGMLGSIDCMHWEWKNCLAEWRGQFTSGYKGTHTTIILEAIVGHRLWIWQAHFGVAISPTMKLNRG